CATTAAATTTAATCCCTGAAATTAATATATATCAATTCTATATCTATCGGAAAAGCTTTTAAATGGGCAATAATATTTTGAAGCTCGTCCTTAGATTTTGAATTGACGCGCAGATGGTCTTTAAGGTTTTCAACTCCTGCTTTGGGCGCTATTTTTTTTATTTCCTGTATAATTTTCTTTGAAGACTCTTTATCGACTCCTTCTTTAATTTCTACTTCCTGCCGCATCATTCCTTTGGACGCTTCCTCTTTTTTCTTAAAATCCAAAAATTTAACGGAAACTCCGCGTTTTATAAGTTTGCCTTTTAATATATCTATAACGGCGGTCAGTTTGTAATCGTCGTCGCCCAAAAGAGTAATGATGTTATCCTGGCGCTTAATTTCGCTTTTGGTTCCTTTAAAATCGTATCTGCCGGTTATTTCTTTTATAGCCTGATTAATTGCATTGTCGACTTCCTGCATATCGGCTTTTGACGCTATATCGAAAGAAGGCACGATATTCTCCTTTTTTTATTATTAAAAATGATATTTAATTTTCGTTAATTTGCTTTAATTATTTTATAATACGACGGAAAATTAACGCTGAAAATTTTATCTTTTATACTGCCGTTAAATTTAACGTTTTTATATTTAAAAATAATCGTCTGTCCCTGATAAGTAATAATTTTTAAATATTTTATTTTTAAATTTCCGGAACCGAAACCGACGTATATTTTTTTAGCCCTCTGCATTTTTATAGGTTTTAAAACAAGTATTATTTCGTTTAATGAGGACTTTTTAAATACGCTTATTACCTTAAAATAATGGGTAAGGTTTCCGATTACTTCTACGACGTTAGGCGGAAATCCTCCTCTTTCGCCGCTTACGTTTATTACCGTTACTTTTCTCATATTTTTATTGACGATATAAAGTCTGCCGTTTTTTAAAACCTGCCTTTTATGAAAAGGGTATTCATAAATCCATGCCATTCCTTTATGTCTTTTATAATAAAAATATCCCTTAAACGCCATATTTTGAGAATAACCGGGTATCTCTTCCTTTTGATAAAAATATGCCGCTATTGAATAAACGTTTTTATATTTTGCCTCTATTTTATTAACCGTATTATTAGATTCGGCATAAGATTTGCCTGTAAAATATAGCGTAATAAAAGATTGCAAAACTAAAAAAAATATAAATAATTTTAACAATTTGGCTTTCATTTTCCCTGTCTCCTTTTTTTAGTCAAAATTCCTTCATTCTGCATTTTTTCTATTATTCTGGCCGCTCTGTTAAAACCTATCCTGAATCTTCTCTGGACGTAAGAAATCGAAATATTTTCTCTTTCTTCTTCGGATTGGACAAGGCTAAGCACCTCGTTATATATCTCGTCGTCAGGGTCGTCCGTAATTATTCTATCAAAATTACCGTTATTGTCAAACTCATTTATTAGCATTTCGTTTTTCTGCGACGGAAAGTTTTTTTCTTCTATAAATTTTATCGCTTTTTTAATTTCGTCTTCAGATATATATGAACCGTGAATTCTTATGAGCCTTCCCTGTCCAGGCGGCATAAACAGCATATCTCCGTTTCCCAGCAGTTCCTCGGCGCCGTTTGAATCTAATATCGTCCTTGAATCTACTTTCGACGAAACTAAAAAAGATATGCGCGAAGGCATATTTGCTTTAATAACGCCGGTTACTACGTTTACGGAAGGCCTTTGCGTAGCTATTACCAAATGTATTCCGCATGCCCTTGCCATTTGCGAAAGCCTTATTATAGACGTTTCAACGTCCTTCGGACTTGTAAGCATTAAATCGCTTAACTCGTCTATTATCACGACCAAATAAGGCATAGGCTTTAAGCCCTGCTTCCTGTATTTTTCGTTGAACTGTTCTATGTTTTTAACCTTTTCCGACTGCATTCTTTTGTATCTGGATTCCATTTCGGAAACAGCCCACTTTAATGCTACGCCTGCTTTTTTCGGATCATATACTACGTCGCTTATTAAATGCGGAAGATTTTCAAAAGGCGCCAGTTCTAATCTTTTAGGGTCTATCATTAAAAAATTAAGTTCTTCGTGGGTTGCTTTAAAAATAAGGCTCATAATGAGCGTATTGATAAAAACGCTTTTCCCTGCGCCGGTAGCTCCGGCTATAAGCAAATGCGGAGCTTTTGCTAAATCAAACACAATAATTTTTCCGGTTGTATCTTTTCCCAGTACTATAGTGAGCATAGACTTTGAATCCGCAAATTCTTTGGAATTGATAATTTCGGAAAACAATACGGTTTCCCTTTTATTATTTGGAACTTCGATTCCTACCGCCGATTTTCCTTCTATTACTCCGGTTATCCTTACTGGTTTAGATTTCAACGCCATAGTCAAATCTTCGGAAAGCGTCAAAATTCTTCCGATTTTAATGCCGCTGGCCGGTTCAAATTCGTACATTGTTATTACCGGGCCTGGATTTATGCCGGTAACTTTTCCCCTAACCCCGAAATCCATAAGCTTCTTTTCTATAAGAGTTGCATTAACAAGCAAAGACTGCTTGTCGGCTTTCTG
The DNA window shown above is from Candidatus Acidulodesulfobacterium acidiphilum and carries:
- a CDS encoding YajQ family cyclic di-GMP-binding protein, which translates into the protein MPSFDIASKADMQEVDNAINQAIKEITGRYDFKGTKSEIKRQDNIITLLGDDDYKLTAVIDILKGKLIKRGVSVKFLDFKKKEEASKGMMRQEVEIKEGVDKESSKKIIQEIKKIAPKAGVENLKDHLRVNSKSKDELQNIIAHLKAFPIDIELIYINFRD
- a CDS encoding outer membrane lipoprotein carrier protein LolA, producing the protein MKAKLLKLFIFFLVLQSFITLYFTGKSYAESNNTVNKIEAKYKNVYSIAAYFYQKEEIPGYSQNMAFKGYFYYKRHKGMAWIYEYPFHKRQVLKNGRLYIVNKNMRKVTVINVSGERGGFPPNVVEVIGNLTHYFKVISVFKKSSLNEIILVLKPIKMQRAKKIYVGFGSGNLKIKYLKIITYQGQTIIFKYKNVKFNGSIKDKIFSVNFPSYYKIIKAN
- a CDS encoding DNA translocase FtsK is translated as MPSRKKTIWGVLIVFFSIYSLLSLYSYNIVEQTFNSYSISTVHKANWGGYFGGVLSNFLLQLFGFNTFLIIFFILSVGVVLLLNKTIAKRFYAGILLSVLALSVMLYRLFPKISYHGFMMSGGGLIGRGIYGFIFKFFGFAGAVIIIFLLFLSAFYIFFKKIDFKRVAEYYNKINSKKIKFSDFKSFRLKIASFFNFIKLRFEKRKGLKKRQKSFVMNKELFGGTREELISDLEKKEEKAETVQPVRIEEKPATFDFIGDRDSKIPPISLIQEDGAAKDLQKADKQSLLVNATLIEKKLMDFGVRGKVTGINPGPVITMYEFEPASGIKIGRILTLSEDLTMALKSKPVRITGVIEGKSAVGIEVPNNKRETVLFSEIINSKEFADSKSMLTIVLGKDTTGKIIVFDLAKAPHLLIAGATGAGKSVFINTLIMSLIFKATHEELNFLMIDPKRLELAPFENLPHLISDVVYDPKKAGVALKWAVSEMESRYKRMQSEKVKNIEQFNEKYRKQGLKPMPYLVVIIDELSDLMLTSPKDVETSIIRLSQMARACGIHLVIATQRPSVNVVTGVIKANMPSRISFLVSSKVDSRTILDSNGAEELLGNGDMLFMPPGQGRLIRIHGSYISEDEIKKAIKFIEEKNFPSQKNEMLINEFDNNGNFDRIITDDPDDEIYNEVLSLVQSEEERENISISYVQRRFRIGFNRAARIIEKMQNEGILTKKRRQGK